The segment GGCTGCGGTTCCGGTTCTGCGGCGCGGGGCCTGGGTCGGGGTCCCCCGGCCGCGCACGGGGCCTCCTGCGGGCTCTGCGCCCCGCAAACAAAGCCGGGAGGAGCGCGGGGTCAGCCGCGGGGGCGCCGGCCCGAGCGGGAGCTGCGGCCGCGtcacgtgggaggcagggtcgCTTCCGGCTCCCCCCGGGGCCAGGGCTCGCCGCTtccggggagggggccggggcggCGCGGAGCGGCCGGGAGCCGGGGGTCCCTGGGGCGCTGCCCTGCAGGTCCCGCGCGGCGGCCGCTGGGAGCCGGCGGTCACGCGGAGGCCCGGGCGGGCACGGCCACGGCCCGCAGCTCCGTGGGTGTCGCGCGGGACGCGTGAGCCGGGGCGCCCAGCCAGGAAGGGGGGCTCCCGGCGCGGTCTGCGGGGAGCGGACGCCCCGCCTGGCCCGGGTCTGTCCAGGGGAGgccgcgcaggtgcagggccgggGAGTCTCTCCTTGGCCCCTCGCCCTCGCCCGGGGAGGCCTGGCGCGCAGGTGCAGCCGTGTCGTGTCcggggcccccaccccagccggcCGCGCCGTGTCCTCTCGCAGTGCCCgctgtgggctgggcagggcagggcgacAGGTCCTCCCGAGGGCCTGGAGCTCCCGTCTCCGTGGGGGCAGGCCCCGCGCTGGGCGCCCCTTAGCAGGAGCCGGGCCAGCCCCGCCGCCTTTGCTCTTGGTGTCCGGGAGGCGGGACTGGCTCCCTCccgcggggccggcgctgcatccgggtctcccacgcgctGCGGGGACCCCAGCGCCCGGGGAGCTGGCTGGGACTGGGGCGCCGGCCCCGCGGGTTCTGTGATTGGTGTCTGGTGAGCGGCCGCTGCTCGCAGGGGCACCGGCCCGCCGCCCGGCTCTGAGCGGTCTGAGGACTCGCTTCCTGTCGGGCGGGCGCTTCCCGGCCAGCCTTGCGGCGGCCCCGGGTTAAACTCGCAGACCCGCCGCTTGCCCGATCCTGAGGTTCACCGGCTCGGGGGCCTGCCCAGGCGGTGCAGAGGGGAGGTGTGCCCGGCCGCGGCTGGCACGTCCCGCCGCTTGCCCCGCGTGCCCGTGGGTGGGGGGTGACGCAGCCCCAGCCCGAGTGGTCTGTGCGGCTGTCGGCCCGCAGGTGTGGGGTGCTGGGAAGCCCAGGTCTCCCGCTGAAGGTCCCTCTAGGGAGCCGCAGGGGACGCCCGCCGGCTGCACCCACGGTGCCAGGCTGCGCCGTCGGCTGCTGTCGGGGCCGGGGTCCCGGGGTCAGCCTGCAGGAAGCCCCCCGAGGCCCGCACAGCAGACAGGGGGTCGTTCAAAACCAGCGGGCGGCCTGAGCGCGGGACCTGCCTCTGCCAGAtccgggggcgggcaggggcctcCCCTGCCGGGGcttgtccccctcccctgcctgtgcTGCGGGGTCGGGCTTGAGGCGCCTATGGCCGAGGGAgggccccccccctccccgcgcccGCACCTCCCTCAGGCCACGCGGGCGAGTGAGGAGCTGTGGTGGCTGATCGCAGCCTGCTCCTCTCCGGACGCGGGCGTTGTCTGTCCCTAGTACCTCATTCAGAATTTAAATGAAGGCCTGGGCCCAGACTGGTCTGACCAGCCCCACCCTCGGCGGGAGGAGGGGCCGCCgctccccgcccgcccgcccgctctgTGCTCCGTGTGGCTCCCTCTCCCGGGAGGGGGGTGCGTGGGTGCGGGGCGCGGGGCCGAGCTGGTGCCGCACAGTCCTCCGGGCCTTGCCCCAGGAGCTGCCTGGTGCCGTGCCGCCTGGCGGCTGCCGACAACACCAGAAGAGCGTTGAACTTGAGTCATCCTCCGAGAGAGAGCGGGCCCGGCCCGACCTGTGCCCTGGCTTTTTCTAGGGCTCACTCGGCCCTGCCGCCCGCGCCGCCCGTGTCCGCGGGGCCTCGTGTCTCAAGGCTGGGTGCCGGGTGGTTGGGTGACAGACCCAGGGAAGTCTTGTCTTTCAAAGGTTCcgtctttgagagacagaggtcaCTGtgcagatgggcacaatggccagggctggccaccttgaagccaggagcttcgcctgggtctcccacgcgggtgcaggggcccgaggacctgggccgtcctccacggctttcccaggccacagcagggagctggatcggaagtggagcagccgggactcgaacctgcacccatgtgggatgctggcacggcaggccaCGTTGTAGGTGGCCCTTACTGGTGTGGGGCGGGCGGGGCTCTCGTCCAGGTGGCGCTCCGGGGCCGGGCGGCCACCAGTCCACAGCGGGCCGGGGTCTGGGCGTGAGCAGCGCGGCTGTGTCACTGAGCCGTCTCCCCTTGCTTCCCGGGCCGTGAGCGCCGCTCTGGGCTTGCGGGAAGCTCCAGTGACACCCGAGGCTTTGTGGGCGGTGAGCCCCCGGCCAGCCGTGTGTCAGCCGTGTCCCGTGGGCGGGCACAGTGCCGGAGGGGGTGACCTCGCCAAGGCCCGCAGGCGCTTGGCGCCAGTTCCAGCTTGGTTCTGGCCAGGCCTGTGCTCGGTGGGCCAGGTGGGCCCTGAGAGGTGAGCAGatggtcctgggggtgggggctgtggggctcCAGGTCGGGCTGGAACCGTGTCTGCCAGCGCAAGGCCACAGCTAGGGCTTTGCTCCTGCGTGTCCCCCGAAGGCTCGCGGCAGGTGCCCTAAGTGCGCAGTTCCCTGGGGCGCTCTGTGCCACCTCCCCTGCGGACCGGAGCCCGTGTGGCAGAAGTGGGAGGACGCGGGGGCCGCTGCCCGCGTCGTGGACCCGCCTCGCTCTACGCTGTGCCGTGGGCGGGGGTGGAGTCCTTCCACGCCACACACAGCGAGCCCTGAGCCGTCACGGCGCGGGTCGCGTGTGCCCCGGAGGGAGCGTGTTGGGAAAGCCGCCTGGCCCTGACGccttctccttggcttgcaggAAGCTCTTCGTGGGCGGTCTCGACTGGAGCACGACCCAAGGTAGGCGGTGCCGGCGGCGCCGTGTGCTCGGGTTCGCCTGGACGCTGTCAGCCGGGGGCCGGCCAGGCGGGCGCTGCCGACGTCAGCGTCGGGGTCGGGGCCTGGCGTCCGCACCGCCGCTGGCCGTTTCCTCGGCTCCCCTGAGATGGGAGGGCTCAGGGCACTGCCGTGGGCGCCCAGCCTTGCCCGTGCCGGGGTGGGGTGCACAGCTGCCCTGGCCTCTCCCGACCCTCCCCCACGCCCCGGAGGGGGTCGCTGGCTCCCACCCTTGGAGGCCTTggagccggggaggggcgggTGTGGCGGGTGTGgcgggctgcgggctgcgggctgcgggctgCGCTCACCCTGTCTGTCTGCTCCGCTCCGGGCAGAGACCCTGCGCAGCTACTTTTCGCAGTATGGAGAAGTCGTGGACTGCGTGATCATGAAAGACAAGACCACCAACCAGTCTCGCGGGTTTGGGTTTGTCAAGTTCAAAGACCCAAACTGCGTGGGGACGGTGCTGGCCAGCAGACCACACACGCTCGACGGCCGGAACGTGAGTCTCGCGCGGAGGCTGCCCTGTCTCGTTGGCCCTCCGCGGGGCCTGGGCTTGCTGGGGGACAGGCTGTCGGCGCCGGTGGGGGATGTGCTGAGGGAGAACGGAGCCTCGTGTTCACCCCGCTCGTCTGAAACTCCGCAGATCGACCCCAAGCCCTGCACGCCTCGGGGGATGCAGCCGGAAAGAACTCGGCCCAAGGAAGGATGGGtaaggggccgggccggggcctcTGTGCGTTCTCTGGCCAGAATCGGAGAGGCGCGCCCGCCTCCCCACACAGCCCAGCTGTGCCCAGGCCGTTCCGTCTCGTAGCCAGGGGCCTCCTTCGCAGTCTAGTTAAGGACCAGCGATGACGGCGCCCGCGGCTCGGCCTCCGGAGCCCTCGCCTTGTCCCCCGCGACCTCTGCTCCAGGACAGCTGAGCCGCGCGGCGAACCCCCAGCCACCACCGCGGACCCCCTTCGCGGGCTGCAGGCGGGCACAGCTGAGCCGCGGCGAACCCCCAGCCACCACCGCGGACCCCCTTCTCGGGCTGCAGCCGCCGGCCCCCCCAGGAGCCGATGGGCCCCTTACAGAGCCGCTCGGCGCCTGCTCCCGCCGTGGCAGGCCCATTGCTGGCCCTGCTTCGTGCCTGGGGACACCCTGCACCCTCCGCCCAGCCCTGCGCTCCCTGCgccagcctgggcccagctggCGGTGCAGGGCTCCTGCCCCCCCCGCCGGCTTCTCCGGGGCGCCACTGGGCGGCACCCCCTGCTTTCCCGAGGGCCGGCCTCGTGGACCCCAGCCGTGCAGCCGGGCCCTGGCGGCCGTCTCTTTGCTGGCTTTCATTGGGTAGCCTCTGAGCGCGGAACAGCCGAGTCCACCGCGATGCGTCTCGTGCCTGCCTTTGCGTCCCCCTCTGCCGGTGGAGGCCAGGCCTAAACTCGGGGGGCGGCTCCTAAAGCGCCCCCTCCTCACCCGAGCACCTGGGCCGGGAGCTGCGCGGCCGTGGGCTCTGCCCCGCAGCTGTGTCCAGCGGCGAGACCTCACCCTCCCCTCGGGCAGCGGGGCTCGGGAGGGGCTGGACGGCGCGCGCGTTCCCTGGGCTCCTCAGCCGCCGGAGCTCCGCAGGTGAGACTGCCAGCTCGGCCTGCAGAGCTTCCGGCGCAGGGGCCGCGTGCGCCGGCCGGGCCGGGGTGTGGGGGCGCCGGCCGGGATGTGGGGGCGCCGGCCGGGATGTGGGGGCCGCGTGCGCCGGCCGGGCCGGGGTGTGGGGGCGCCGGCCGGGATGTGGGGGCGCCGGCCGGGATGTGGGGGCCGCGTGCGCCGGCCGGCCGGGATGTGGGGGCGCCGGCCGGGATGTGGGGGCGCCGCCGCCCTGTGTCCCGCGGCGCTTGCACTCGCCGGGTTTCGGGCGCCTTCCTCGGGGCACGCGCTGGAGGGTCCCCGCGTGAACTGACCTCCTTCTCCCTGCAATAGCAGAAGGGACCCCGGAGCGACAACAGTAAATCGAACAAGATCTTTGTTGGCGGGATCCCCCACAACTGTGGCGAGACAGAGCTCAGggagtacttcaagaagttcggAGTGGTGAGTTCCCTCCCGGCTGCCTCTGCTCCGGGCGCTGTGCGGCTCCCCGGAAGtcccgcctccctccctggcctTCGCTGCCCAGTGGAGCCTTCGTGCGGAAGtcccgcctccctccctggcctTCGCTGCCCAGTGGAGCCTTCGGCTCTGGGGGCAGCAGTGCTCCTCAGGGGGTCGCTGAGAGCCTGGGCCAGGATCGGGGCGGGAGGGAGACGGGCAGGGGCCGGGCGCCGCCACCTCTGGGGCGCTGGCGTGAGCAGGACACAGACGCGTCCTGGCCCCGAGTGAGCCTCACTGCCCTCGTGGCAGAGCGGGCGGGTGCCTGTGGGGGACCCTGCGGCCGGCCTTCTGCCTCGGGCTCCCGGCGGCGGCCGGGCCTCACGCGCCCTCTCTCCGCAGGTCACGGAGGTGGTCATGATCTATGACGCCGAGAAGCAGAGGCCTCGAGGTAAAGGCAGATCTCGTTTGTCCCTGAGCCGCCCCCCCTCAGATGGCAAACTATCTCACCCTCAGACGCAGTCAGTGCTGGGtcagggcctggccccaggacAGGACGATTCGGCGGCCAAGCCAAAACGTAGGCGCCCCGCGCGCTGTCTGCCGCCCCAGGTCAGGCGTGAGTCGTCGGTGTTTTTTTTTGGCTCGTCCTTTTGAAGTTTTCACAACTCGACGTGACTTCCACGTGGCCCCGTGCTCAGCGTGTCCTCAGTGTGGTTCTTCACGTGGTGAGCTCCCGACAGCCGCTGCTCACTCCGGCCGGCGTGGTCGCCCACGCGCGCCGCCCACTGCGCCGGCCCAGCCCGCCTGGGCGCGCACCCCAGTCGTCCATGCCTTttccttgtgtgtttttttcttcccctcccgctgtttttctgtttttgttttttttttttttttttttttttgctttgttttgtttttgccccCGATTCAGTAGGGCAGGTGGAGGAGGGTGAGGAGGCCCTCGGGTCCCCCGCCCCGAGCCCCCTCCCGCTGGGGCAGGCGCCCGCTTCCCTGCCCTCTGGTGGCTGCGGCGCTCGCCCCAGCCCGCGTGTTTTTGGGCCGGCCGTGGCAGCAGACCGGCGCCTGTGCCCGGATGAGCGGGCCGCCCTCCGCGCCGGCCGCCGGCAGCACGCCGCCATGCTGGAGCATAGTTTGCCATTTGAACGTGCACCCCTCCGCGAGCAGGCGCGGCCCGCGCGGTTAAGCGTTAAGTCTTAGTCTGGATGAACGTAGTGCTGCCTAGTGCCGTATTGAGTGCTGTAGTGAAGTAGAGTCCGTTAAGTAGGCCGACTCCTCCCGTGCTGCTGCTCATTAACGATGTCTCCAGATCTCTCCTGCAGGTGCTAAGTTGTATCACACAGGTACAGGCCAGTCCCGCAGTCACAGGGGCGGCTTCGCTCCGTGGGGTGTAAACGAAGTTTCAGTGTGTTTGTCCCGCTTGCTCGTGGGGCCGGCGCCCTGACAGAGGCTCCTCTCCGGCTCCCGCGCGCTGTAAACGGGCCCTCCTGCCGTTGGGAACGTGTCAGCCTCGCGAGACTGTTCATCACTCTGTTGCGTTGCATATGCCGCCTCCCGCCTCGTGAGCCTGTGCGGGACCTGcgggccgcccccgcccgccgctCCTGGCCCCGTGCCCCTCCTGGGGCGCGGCCCGAGCTAGCTGCCaccgtgggggtggggtggagggggctcAGCCGCCGGCTCCGACTCCGCGGCGGGGGTCAGcgggccctgcccccgcctcctCGGCCCTCTGATCTCGGGAGACCCCGGCcgccccttcccctgcctctcagggcctCGGGACGGGCTGCTGGTGGGGGCCCAGGGCCCCTAGCGCAGCGGCCCCACCCTCCCTGGGCCTCGCGCCCGCCGCCCCGCTGCCCCGCAGCCCCTCTGTCCTCGGGTTTTCTCCTCGCTCCGTCTCCTGTGCGCTTCGCCTCCATGATgaccccccccgccccgtccctctGGCCCGTCCTTGCCGACCCCACGTGCGCGGTGGGTGCGTGCACCCCCCTCAGGCACACCGTCACCCGGAGGCAGCCCGGGGCTCCTGACCCCGCGTCCTGCGCGGGGCTCCCGGTGCGGCCTCTCCCGCCCGCCCCCCCGTGGCCGGTGCCCGCTGTGTGGGGCTCCGCGgcgccctctgcctcccacacccccccccagcccggccccgcccccagcccggccccgccctcagGTCGTCCCGTCGGCCCGGGGAGGCGCGCGTGCTCGGCCCAAAAGAGGAGACGCCCTGTTAGCTGGGCGGCCGCGCTCACCCCAGACCAACCAAACTTCGTTTATACTGCCACTTCCTTGTGTTTGGGAAATGCTAAAttctttcctttgaaattgtCTTTGGATTACATGGTGCCTCTTGCTCTCGCTGCTGACGGCAGATTTGAGCTGCTGGACCCCGCGTGGCCTGTATCTCTGTGCACTGACGTACTTATTCATAGACGGACCTAGATACATAGATACTCGTAGAGATGTATACTGTTATTTACGTACGCATAGCTGCCTACGCGCAGCGCCTCTCGGGGCGCCGTGGGCTGAGCCAACAGCGTTGGGTCAGCCAGCGAGGCGCTCGCTGTGGCAGACACCGTACTGTCAGCGCTTTAGAGCGATGTGGCTGCTGCCAGCACTGGCTGCAAAGATGGAAGCCAAGGGGGAGAACCGCGGGTTTCAGAGAAGCGGGAGGCGCGCACCACAcgcacagccccggccccaccccccaggcccccggccccgccgaggccccgccccccaccgagggaggccccgccccgcgccggtctcgggcgggcgggcgggcggacagTGACCTGGTCGGCAGGGCTGCGTCCTGCCGGCCGCTctgggaggccccgcccccgggccgccCGGCCCCCACACTGGCTTAGCTGAGACCCGCGGTCGAACCCTCGGTGCGTCCCTAATACTGTTCATCGTCCTGTTTTGTGTCACAACACCCTGCTACCTTGATTCACTCTTCGTCGTTGGCTAGGTTTTGGATTTATTACTTTCGAGGACGAACAATCAGTGGACCAGGCTGTCAACATGCATTTTCACGACATCATGGGCAAAAAAGTGTGTAGTTGTAGTTTTATTCTACCTTAAGACCAGACCAAGCCTCAGGCAACCTCGGGGTTTCACTGGAAGGGGAACCCGTCAGCAGCAGCGGGGTGGGCCAGCGGGGTCACCCGGGAGCCTCCGCCGCGAGGCTGCCCGCGGTCTGCAGGGCGGGGGTCTCCCAGCCAGGCCGTGGAGCCCCTCCCTCCACGCGCcgggagccggggtgggggggcgggggcggggcggggggccggcCTCCAGTGAGATCGCAGGTTGCCTCAGGCTTGGTGTCCGTGACCTCTCCTTCAGATgtccgccccctccccgcccgagCCCCCGTCACGCCGAGCCGTGGGCCTGCGGGGCCCCGGCGCTCGCGAATGCTAACATGTGAAACATGCTGAAGGATTGGTTCTCAGTGGGGTCACTGGCTGTGAGCTCCGGGCCGGCACCTGCTCTCGACAGCACTTAACACGCGCAGCCCAGTGACCTCCGGGTGTTGGATCTTCATACTGTGTTGCGGCCACGGAGGCCACAGGGACGGGGTCGGCGCCAGCAGCGGGGGCGCTGACGAGGCCGCGCGGCGTGCCGTCCTCCCGGGCCGCGGGGCCCGCGTTCTTGCAGGACTCCTGTCCTGGCCCTTCCCGCTCCGCCCAGAGCACCCGGCGggcccagctgcctccctgccacGCAGGTTCGAGGTCAGCGCTGAGGCGGGCGCCCTCGGGTGCCCCTGCCGGCGCGGCCGAGAGTGTGGGCGCTCGGTTAGGTTGCAGGCCGCGTGCGTTCCGCCTGGGCTGCCCCGGAACAGGAGGCGCGAGCCTTGTTCTGACGTGGACTGCAGCCGAGGGCAGAACTAGCGGGAGGCTGCCAGCGTGCGCCACAGCACGCACGCACGAGCAGACCCTGTGGCCTGATGTGCAGGGGCAGAGGGCCTGCACGGCGCACGGGCCCACTCccggcccctcccgggctcccggGCCTGTGACGCGGGGCTGAGGCGACCTCGGCACACGGCACGGCCCCCAGGCCAGGCAGAGCAGGAGTCCCGCTTGCCCACCGACCTTCACTGGTCACCTCCCGCCCGGTGTGCCGGGCACAGGCCCCGTGGTCGGAGACCCTGCGGGCCCGGCGGCTGGCAGGGCGGCCCCCGGCTACAGGCCGCTCCGCCCTGCGCGCAGGAACCCGGTCCCTCGGGAGCCTGTGAACGCGACAGCTGGAGTCCTTTGTCCCGCATCCCCGGGCCCCGCCGCCACACGGCCCTGAGCTCGCGGGCTTGCTCCCACCTGCGGGGCTTGTCCCCcgctggcagagctgggctgggcactgGCCTCCGGGCCAGACCCCCAGGCTGGCTGCAGGCGGATTCGCCGCCTTGTTCTCAGGACAGGAAAGGCCAGGATTCTGGGACGCGAGCCGGTCCCGGCCGGGCGGCCCTCTTGTTGTCAGCGTGCCGTGTCCGGGCCGCAGGGGCCGGGCTGGCCGCTGCGCGTAGCCGTAGGCGAGGCGCCCGGCGCGCGGGGCCTGGCTGCCCACACAGTATGAAGATCCTGTACTGACTCCGATGTCCATTCTATTGCATGTCCGTTGACTTTCTGTTAGATGTGATGTAAGATCCTCTTACACATCCATCCCCTGACGTTATTTTGAGTTAATTGAGATTCTCTAAGCCATAGCCTGGGGAAGGTAAGTCTTTATCTTCCAttagacattttaaataaaacctaAGTTAAACGCCAACCGTGTTTCTCAGGTATGAGCGCAGAGCGCGGGGGTGGGCTCAGGCCCGCGCTGTGCCGTGGCCAGCGGGGTCTGGCGGGGGGGCGGTCCTGGTCCCCGCGTGTCCTGGAGTGCTCGGTGGCCTCGGCGGCGCTGCCATCGTAACTTGAGCGGAGCCCTCGTCCCGGACACGGCCCGAGGGTCCTCGCGCAGCGCAGCGCCCGCCGCCGCCGTGTGGGGAGCGTGTCTTACGTGGTGTCTGCTGTACCTGAGAAACATTTCCTTAAGCAAgagattttaagaatttattttaaagaaaaaaatgacctactgGCCTAAATAAGTTATAGTTAAGTACTTAGTCTTAAGTCATAGCTGCTAAGTGTAGTCGTAAGTGACCCGAGGGCACCTGAAGGGACGGGCACGGGGCCGCGGCCGCCCGCTAAGCCAGAGCCGGTTTGCCCAGGTGGAAGTTAAGCGGGCCGAGCCGCGGGACAGCAAGAGCCAAGCGCCGGGACAGCCGGGTGCCAGCCAGTGGGGGAGCCGGGTGGTGCCCAGCGCTGCCAACGGCTGGGCGGGTCAGCCCCCACCCACGTGGCAGCAAGGATACGGCCCGCAAGGTGAGGCCCGACGTGGGGCGCGGGGGCTTCCTGCTGGGGGGGTCGCTCCGTGCTCAGGGACGGGAGGCAGGGTCTGCCTGTCAGCCCTCCCGCCCCCACGGGTCACGGGAGGTGGGTGCTGCCCACTGCTTCCAGGGCCGTCTGCGGCCAGGGCCCGCGCCCCTCCGTGCTGAGCCGGCAGGAGACCCTGGGCATGGGACCTGACACGGCCCAGCCTGAGCCTGCACGGAAACGCAGGGGCGAGCCGGGGCGCGCGGGGCGTGGAGCCCGGGCTTCTGTGTCCTGTGGCGCTGTGGGGGCGTCCTGGAAGAGGGGGCTTGGGCTGGCCCGGTCTGCTCGGGTGCAGGGGGGGCTTGGAGCCGTGCTGGGCCCTGCCGCCCGCAGGCCGGGGGCTGCAGCATCTCCCTCTGTTCCGCTTCCAGGGATGTGGGTGCCGGCAGGACAGGCGATCGGTAAGTCCTCGCTCGCAGAGAGCAGGGTGGGCCCCGGCCGGCCGGCCCCTGGCCGCTTCCCCactgtggcggggggggggggtgctgggggctgggctgctgccCTCCGCCCTCACCTGTGCTGTGTGTTCCAGGTGGCTATGGACCACCCCCTGCTGGAAGAGGagcccccccaccgcccccgccATTCACCTCCTACATCGTGTCCACACCTCCCGGCGGCTTTCCCCCTCCTCAGGGCTTCCCCCAGGGCTACGGCGCCCCTCCACAGTTCAGTAAGTCTGCctgggccccggggcgggggccgcTCGGGCTCGCGGCTGCGCTGCTCTGCCACGGCCAAGCACGGGGACCCAGAGCCGGCCGCCTCCGGCCTCTGCCACCCGCAGTCCCGCAGAGCCTTCAGCCCCGACTCCCGCGGCCTCCCCGGCCCCAGAGCTGGGGCGCTGGCGCTGAGCCTGGGGTGAGCCGCGGCGAGAAGTCAGCCACCGCCCGGGCGCCGGGGGAGGCTCTGCTCACGCCCCACCGGGCGTGCCGACGGCTCT is part of the Oryctolagus cuniculus chromosome 16, mOryCun1.1, whole genome shotgun sequence genome and harbors:
- the DAZAP1 gene encoding DAZ-associated protein 1 isoform X10 translates to MNNSGADEIGKLFVGGLDWSTTQETLRSYFSQYGEVVDCVIMKDKTTNQSRGFGFVKFKDPNCVGTVLASRPHTLDGRNIDPKPCTPRGMQPERTRPKEGWKGPRSDNSKSNKIFVGGIPHNCGETELREYFKKFGVVTEVVMIYDAEKQRPRGFGFITFEDEQSVDQAVNMHFHDIMGKKVEVKRAEPRDSKSQAPGQPGASQWGSRVVPSAANGWAGQPPPTWQQGYGPQGMWVPAGQAIGGYGPPPAGRGAPPPPPPFTSYIVSTPPGGFPPPQGFPQGYGAPPQFSFGYGPPPPPPDQFAPPGVPPPPATPGAAPLAFPPPPSQAAPDMSKPPTAQPDFPYGYGQDLSGFGQGFSDPSQQPPSYAGPSVPGSGGPPAGGSGFGRGQNHNVQGFHPYRR
- the DAZAP1 gene encoding DAZ-associated protein 1 isoform X9 produces the protein MNNSGADEIGKLFVGGLDWSTTQETLRSYFSQYGEVVDCVIMKDKTTNQSRGFGFVKFKDPNCVGTVLASRPHTLDGRNIDPKPCTPRGMQPERTRPKEGWKGPRSDNSKSNKIFVGGIPHNCGETELREYFKKFGVVTEVVMIYDAEKQRPRGFGFITFEDEQSVDQAVNMHFHDIMGKKVEVKRAEPRDSKSQAPGQPGASQWGSRVVPSAANGWAGQPPPTWQQGYGPQGMWVPAGQAIGGYGPPPAGRGAPPPPPPFTSYIVSTPPGGFPPPQGFPQGYGAPPQFSFGYGPPPPPPDQFAPPGVPPPPATPGAAPLAFPPPPSQAAPDMSKPPTAQPDFPYGQYGYGQDLSGFGQGFSDPSQQPPSYAGPSVPGSGGPPAGGSGFGRGQNHNVQGFHPYRR
- the DAZAP1 gene encoding DAZ-associated protein 1 isoform X7 — encoded protein: MNNSGADEIGKLFVGGLDWSTTQETLRSYFSQYGEVVDCVIMKDKTTNQSRGFGFVKFKDPNCVGTVLASRPHTLDGRNIDPKPCTPRGMQPERTRPKEGWKGPRSDNSKSNKIFVGGIPHNCGETELREYFKKFGVVTEVVMIYDAEKQRPRGFGFITFEDEQSVDQAVNMHFHDIMGKKVEVKRAEPRDSKSQAPGQPGASQWGSRVVPSAANGWAGQPPPTWQQGYGPQGMWVPAGQAIGGYGPPPAGRGAPPPPPPFTSYIVSTPPGGFPPPQGFPQGYGAPPQFSFGYGPPPPPPDQFAPPGVPPPPATPGAAPLAFPPPPSQAAPDMSKPPTAQPDFPYGQYAGYGQDLSGFGQGFSDPSQQPPSYAGPSVPGSGGPPAGGSGFGRGQNHNVQGFHPYRR
- the DAZAP1 gene encoding DAZ-associated protein 1 isoform X12, which translates into the protein MTPRSRGLEVEVKRAEPRDSKSQAPGQPGASQWGSRVVPSAANGWAGQPPPTWQQGYGPQGMWVPAGQAIGGYGPPPAGRGAPPPPPPFTSYIVSTPPGGFPPPQGFPQGYGAPPQFSFGYGPPPPPPDQFAPPGVPPPPATPGAAPLAFPPPPSQAAPDMSKPPTAQPDFPYGQYAGYGQDLSGFGQGFSDPSQQPPSYAGPSVPGSGGPPAGGSGFGRGQNHNVQGFHPYRR